The following proteins are co-located in the Solea solea chromosome 21, fSolSol10.1, whole genome shotgun sequence genome:
- the LOC131448762 gene encoding 5-hydroxytryptamine receptor 3A-like isoform X1, whose protein sequence is MFVGFLSMFLLTAVDVGSSEKVCTYQDVLNHLNLTKNNELYYMTRPVKDYKQPTKVSLDVLLYAILDVRETDQTFIPYVWVFMSWVNQHISWTPSEFCGINMVSLPSDVLWKPDLTIEEMTEKDKAPPCPLLTIRSNGEVYVQDDQVLVSTCRMHVYKFPFDTQSCTLSFKSVIHTVQEIQLFYNASSSEATEESREVMRTQYEWLFINMTVANKTVDTFGLKQDVIIYTVSMIYFQLLLMSWRNLENKSSTVSIKNMVSQINMKRRPILYIVNFLLPVLFFLCLDLASFLISDSGGEKLSYKVTVLLAVTVLQLILNDILPSSSNRIPLIAVYCIGVFALMMLSLLETILVMYLMEKDNAPQDDQTDKDHKQSEACEDKRDKNNCEGDREWRKCLRVCDTSADETPTELLKVSSSHMMEESRTIQKLSDDLRETLNTLTLLLNSRQGERKTGYWTRKTKTINTVFFIFYVSASSLFLLCMFFHWNGAH, encoded by the exons ATGTTTGTTGGCTTTCTCTCTATGTTCCTCCTCACAG CCGTAGATGTGGGGTCCTCTGAGAAAGTGTGTACTTATCAAGACGTTTTAAACCACCTGAACCTGACCAAAAACAATGAGCTGTACTACATGACCCGGCCCGTGAAAGACTACAAACAGCCCACCAAGGTCTCCCTGGATGTTCTGCTGTACGCCATTCTGGATGTG agagagactgaccaGACGTTTATTCCTTATGTTTGGGTTTTTATG TCCTGGGTAAATCAACACATCTCATGGACTCCTAGTGAATTTTGCGGTATTAATATGGTGTCCCTTCCTTCTGACGTTTTATGGAAGCCAGATCTCACCATTGAGGAGAT GACGGAGAAGGACAAAGCTCCCCCCTGTCCTCTACTCACTATCCGCAGTAACGGTGAGGTCTATGTTCAGGATGACCAGGTGCTGGTCAGCACATGCAGGATGCACGTCTACAAATTCCCCTTTGACACTCAGAGCTGCACCCTCTCATTCAAATCTGTCATCCACACTG TGCAGGAAATACAGCTTTTTTACAACGCCAGCTCCTCAGAGGCCACAGAGGAATCTCGTGAGGTGATGCGAACCCAGTACGAGTGGCTGTTCATCAACATGACTGTCGCCAACAAAACTGTCGACACGTTTGGCCTTAAACAGGATGTGATCATCTACACTGTAAGCATGATATATTTCCAGTTACTTCTGATGTCATGGCGGAACTTGGAGAATAAAAGCTCAACCGTCTCCATTAAAAACATGGTCTCACAGATAAACATGAAGAGGAGGCCCATCCTCTACATTGTGAACTTCTTGCTGCCTGTCCTGTTCTTCCTGTGCCTGGACTTGGCCTCCTTCCTGATCTCTGACAGCGGTGGCGAGAAGCTGAGCTACAAGGTCACAGTGCTGCTCGCTGTTACCGTGTTACAACTTATTCTGAATGACATCCTGCCTTCATCATCAAACAGGATTCCACTTATAG CTGTCTACTGCATTGGGGTTTTTGCTCTGATGATGCTCAGCCTCCTGGAGACGATTCTGGTGATGTATCTGATGGAGAAAGACAACGCCCCACAAGATGACCAAACAGACAAAGATCACAAGCAGAGTGAGGCCTGTGAGGACAAACGTGATAAAAACAACTGTGAAGGAG ACAGGGAATGGAGAAAGTGTTTGCGTGTCTGTGATACATCTGCTGATGAAACACCAACGGAACTGCTGAAG GTCAGCAGCAGCCACATGATGGAGGAGTCCCGCACCATCCAAAAACTCTCCGATGACCTGAGGgagacactgaacacactgaCGCTGCTCCTCAACAGCAGgcaaggagaaagaaaaaccgGCTACTGGACCAGGAAAACTAAAACAATCAACacagttttcttcattttctatgTCTCAGCTTCCAGTCTGTTTCTGCTGTGTATGTTCTTCCACTGGAATGGAGCACATTAA
- the LOC131448762 gene encoding 5-hydroxytryptamine receptor 3A-like isoform X2, with amino-acid sequence MFVGFLSMFLLTAVDVGSSEKVCTYQDVLNHLNLTKNNELYYMTRPVKDYKQPTKVSLDVLLYAILDVRETDQTFIPYVWVFMSWVNQHISWTPSEFCGINMVSLPSDVLWKPDLTIEEMTEKDKAPPCPLLTIRSNGEVYVQDDQVLVSTCRMHVYKFPFDTQSCTLSFKSVIHTVQEIQLFYNASSSEATEESREVMRTQYEWLFINMTVANKTVDTFGLKQDVIIYTINMKRRPILYIVNFLLPVLFFLCLDLASFLISDSGGEKLSYKVTVLLAVTVLQLILNDILPSSSNRIPLIAVYCIGVFALMMLSLLETILVMYLMEKDNAPQDDQTDKDHKQSEACEDKRDKNNCEGDREWRKCLRVCDTSADETPTELLKVSSSHMMEESRTIQKLSDDLRETLNTLTLLLNSRQGERKTGYWTRKTKTINTVFFIFYVSASSLFLLCMFFHWNGAH; translated from the exons ATGTTTGTTGGCTTTCTCTCTATGTTCCTCCTCACAG CCGTAGATGTGGGGTCCTCTGAGAAAGTGTGTACTTATCAAGACGTTTTAAACCACCTGAACCTGACCAAAAACAATGAGCTGTACTACATGACCCGGCCCGTGAAAGACTACAAACAGCCCACCAAGGTCTCCCTGGATGTTCTGCTGTACGCCATTCTGGATGTG agagagactgaccaGACGTTTATTCCTTATGTTTGGGTTTTTATG TCCTGGGTAAATCAACACATCTCATGGACTCCTAGTGAATTTTGCGGTATTAATATGGTGTCCCTTCCTTCTGACGTTTTATGGAAGCCAGATCTCACCATTGAGGAGAT GACGGAGAAGGACAAAGCTCCCCCCTGTCCTCTACTCACTATCCGCAGTAACGGTGAGGTCTATGTTCAGGATGACCAGGTGCTGGTCAGCACATGCAGGATGCACGTCTACAAATTCCCCTTTGACACTCAGAGCTGCACCCTCTCATTCAAATCTGTCATCCACACTG TGCAGGAAATACAGCTTTTTTACAACGCCAGCTCCTCAGAGGCCACAGAGGAATCTCGTGAGGTGATGCGAACCCAGTACGAGTGGCTGTTCATCAACATGACTGTCGCCAACAAAACTGTCGACACGTTTGGCCTTAAACAGGATGTGATCATCTACACT ATAAACATGAAGAGGAGGCCCATCCTCTACATTGTGAACTTCTTGCTGCCTGTCCTGTTCTTCCTGTGCCTGGACTTGGCCTCCTTCCTGATCTCTGACAGCGGTGGCGAGAAGCTGAGCTACAAGGTCACAGTGCTGCTCGCTGTTACCGTGTTACAACTTATTCTGAATGACATCCTGCCTTCATCATCAAACAGGATTCCACTTATAG CTGTCTACTGCATTGGGGTTTTTGCTCTGATGATGCTCAGCCTCCTGGAGACGATTCTGGTGATGTATCTGATGGAGAAAGACAACGCCCCACAAGATGACCAAACAGACAAAGATCACAAGCAGAGTGAGGCCTGTGAGGACAAACGTGATAAAAACAACTGTGAAGGAG ACAGGGAATGGAGAAAGTGTTTGCGTGTCTGTGATACATCTGCTGATGAAACACCAACGGAACTGCTGAAG GTCAGCAGCAGCCACATGATGGAGGAGTCCCGCACCATCCAAAAACTCTCCGATGACCTGAGGgagacactgaacacactgaCGCTGCTCCTCAACAGCAGgcaaggagaaagaaaaaccgGCTACTGGACCAGGAAAACTAAAACAATCAACacagttttcttcattttctatgTCTCAGCTTCCAGTCTGTTTCTGCTGTGTATGTTCTTCCACTGGAATGGAGCACATTAA